The Scomber scombrus chromosome 22, fScoSco1.1, whole genome shotgun sequence genome has a window encoding:
- the LOC134004338 gene encoding protein NLRC3-like → MATLELFEILEKLTEDEFKNFQWILKHDNILEGFKGIPVARLEKAERRDTVDLMVQKHQDHGALQLTKKVLEKIGRNDLVQSSQNFQPEPKGPTDASPGSTVLSHHDNEPAQLPTKQRAGSGRQKVLGTYYFILKKKFQKATDGTDKAGRKTLLKKIFTEVYITEGKSREDNIQHEEKQLETASKTNTLHDTPIKCHDIFKVLPDQEEHIIKVVLMSGVAGVGKTFSVQKFILDWLEGSENQDISLLIPLSFKELNVVKKEPHSLLTLIRRFYPTLENVIAEMLDSEDFKVLFIFDGLDESRLSLDFENNEVMSDVTQKSSVSVLLTNLITGNLLPFALIWITSRPAATNQILDQDCVDRLTEVRGFTDAQKEEYFKKRFSVEQSSKIISHIKTSRSLHIMCTIPVFCWIIARVVESTLNTDQRGELPETMTDLYSHFLVVQTKRKKNKYDEGPETKTQKGADNEFLLKLGRLAFEHLEKGNIMFYQEDLELCGLDVKEAAVSSGFFTEIFKAEGVIFEETVYSFVHLSVQEFLAAVYIYHCYTNRKTEVLEDFLGEEEEEEEEEEEEEEEEEEEEEEEEEEEEEEASSSSSSPSLDDFLKRAMEKSLQNKNGHLDLFVRFLHGLSLKSNQSLLGDLLGWTENSPETIQRFAGCFSEKGSGRTVILETLP, encoded by the exons ATGGCAACACTTGAGCTTTTTGAAATTCTAGAAAAATTAACAGAGGATGAGTTTAAGAATTTCCAGTGGATCCTGAAGCATGATAACATCTTGGAGGGCTTTAAAGGCATCCCAGTGGCTCGGCTGGAGAAAGCAGAAAGGCGAGATACAGTGGATCTGATGGTACAGAAACATCAGGATCATGGAGCTCTGCAGCTAACCAAGAAGGTTTTAGAAAAGATCGGCAGGAATGATCTGGTGCAGAGTTCACAAAACTTCCAACCTGAACCAAAAG gaccaacagatgcatctccaggcTCAACAGTCCTGTCCCACCATGATAATGAACCAGCCCAACTTCCAACTAAACAAAGAG CAGGTAGTGGACGGCAGAAGGTTTTAGGTACATATTATTTCATTCTGAAGAAGAAATTTCAGAAAGCCACTGACGGAACTGATAAAGCAGGAAGAAAAACCCTCCTCAAAAAGATTTTCACTGaggtctacatcacagagggaaagAGTAGAGAGGATAATATCCAACACGAAGAGAagcagcttgaaacagcttcGAAGACAAACACCCTCCATGACACTCCAATCAAGTGTCacgacatctttaaagtcttacctgaccaaGAGGAACACATCATCAAAGTTGTTCTGATGAGCGGCGTCGCtggcgttggaaaaaccttctcagtgcagAAGTTCATTCTGGACTGGTTAGAGGGCTCCGaaaaccaagatatcagtctgctgattccACTTTCGTTCAAGGAGCTGAACGTGGTCAAAAAAGAGCCGCACAGTCTGCTCACACTGATCCGTCGTTTTTATCCAACATTAGAGAACGTCATAGCAGAGATGCTCGATTCTGAAgactttaaagttttgttcatctttgacggcctggatgaaagcagactttcactggatttcgAGAACAATGAGGTCATGTcagatgtcacacagaagtcatcagtcagtgtactgctgacaaacctcatcacaGGGAATCTGCTTCCCTTTGCTCTCATCTGGATCACTTCCAGACCTGCAGCAACCAATCAGATCCTAGATCAGGATTGTGTTGACAGGttaacagaagtacgaggcttcactgacgcacagaaggaggagtacttcaagAAGAGATTCAGTGTTGAGCAGTCCAGCaaaatcatctcacacatcaagacatccaggagcctccacatcatgtgtaccatcccagtcttctgctggatcattGCTAGAGTTGTGGAGAGCACGTTAAAtacagaccagagaggagagctgcccgaGACCATGACTGAcctgtactcacacttcctggtggttcagacaaagaggaagaagaacaaataTGATGAGGGACCTGAGACCAAAACACAGAAGGGGGCTGACAATGAgtttcttctgaagctggggaggctggcgtttgaacatctggagaaaggaaacatcatgttctaccaagaagacctggagctgtgtggtcttgatgtcaaAGAGGCCGCAGTGTCGTCAGGATTCTTTACAGAGATCTTCAAAGCAGAGGGTGTGATCTTTGAGgaaacagtctacagctttgttcatctgagtgttcaggagtttctggctgcagtctacatctaccactgttacaccaacAGGAAGACAGAGGTACTGGAGGACTTTctgggagaagaagaagaagaagaagaagaagaagaagaagaagaagaagaagaagaagaagaagaagaagaagaagaagaagaagaagaagaagaagcatcatcatcatcatcatctccatctctgGATGACTTTCTGAAGAGAGCCATGGAGAAATCTCTCCAAAataaaaatggccacctggatctgtttgtccgcttccttcatggcctctctctgaagtccaaccagagtctcttaggagACCTGCTGGGGTGGACAGAgaacagtccagaaaccatccagaga